The Bufo gargarizans isolate SCDJY-AF-19 unplaced genomic scaffold, ASM1485885v1 fragScaff_scaffold_187_pilon, whole genome shotgun sequence genome window below encodes:
- the PAQR6 gene encoding membrane progestin receptor delta yields MLTIKLPQLLSVHQMPRVFWEDGIMSGYRHPKSSALDCLLSSFQMTNETVNIWTHFLPTWYFLWRFLLLSYTLDFWGESYNWPLLVYMMLICLYPFTSSFAHTFSSMSAHARHICYFLDYGALSLYSLGCAFTYGAYVMPDRWINGVLHRHFVPIAAFNTFICTGLSCYSRFLEVDRPALSKIFRTAAFVHPFVFDNIPLFYRLLFCYGDDCNRNEAIPLHLYHLFFAFLTGFLFASHLPERLAPGRFDYFGHSHQLFHVCAVLGTHFQMEAVLADRSSRQAWLSSHSEADTLASTLGVVATSAIGNVILICFFTATLLWSPQADSILQNHIPGEAKVKEH; encoded by the exons ATGCTGACCATCAAACTGCCCCAGCTGCTCAGCGTCCATCAGATGCCCCGG GTGTTCTGGGAGGACGGGATCATGTCGGGGTACAGACACCCCAAAAGTTCTGCCCTGGACTGTCTGCTCAGCTCTTTTCAGATGACCAATGAAACTGTTAATATCTGGACCCATTTTCTACCAACGTG GTACttcctctggagattcctgctGCTGTCTTACACTTTGGATTTTTGGGGGGAGTCTTATAACTGGCCCCTCTTAGTTTACATGATGCTCATTTGTCTGTACCCCTTTACCTCCAGTTTTGCCCACACCTTCAGCAGCATGTCTGCCCATGCCCGTCACATCTGCTACTTTCTGGACTATGGAGCCCTGAGTCTCTACAGTCTGG GCTGTGCCTTCACCTATGGAGCCTATGTCATGCCGGACCGCTGGATAAATGGCGTCCTCCACCGACACTTTGTCCCGATCGCTGCCTTTAACACCTTCATCTGCACCGGCCTGTCCTGCTACTCCCG ATTCCTGGAGGTGGACCGCCCGGCACTCAGTAAAATCTTCCGCACAGCAGCCTTTGTTCATCCTTTCGTCTTTGACAACATCCCTCTGTTTTATCGG CTCCTGTTTTGCTATGGGGACGATTGTAACAGGAACGAGGCCATTCCTCTCCACCTCTATCATCTCTTCTTCGCCTTCCTGACTGGATTCCTTTTCGCTTCCCACCTGCCGGAACGGCTGGCCCCTGGACGATTTGACTATTTTG GCCACAGCCACCAGCTCTTCCACGTCTGTGCCGTCCTGGGTACGCACTTCCAGATGGAAGCCGTCCTTGCTGATCGATCATCTCGCCAAGCTTGGCTAAGTTCACATTCAGAAGCCGACACACTCGCCAGCACCTTGGGGGTTGTGGCCACTTCGGCCATTGGAAACGTTATTCTCATCTGTTTCTTCACTGCAACTTTACTATGGTCTCCTCAAGCCGACTCCATTCTCCAGAATCACATCCCAGGTGAGGCCAAAGTGAAAGAGCATTGA